The genomic DNA TCAACGTGCGATCAGCAGGCGCAGGGACCTCCCGGTGGGATGCGTCGCCCCGATGCCTCGTCCTGGAGCATCAGGACTTCGTCGCCGTCGTTGACGACGACACCTGAGATGGTCACGTGGCCGCCGAAGTCCGTGCCGCCCGCCGCCAAGCGACGAAGGGGCGGCTCCAGGAGTGCCTGCTCGGCAGGATGGCGACGCAGGTAGGCGGTGACCACGTCGTGAACGTGCAGGTGGGAATCGCCATGTGCGCTCCTTCGTGACCTTCCGCAGGCCCCAGGGCTCACCGCCGGCCAAGCGGGGCGCGGATCTGGTGAGCTCCACCTGCCGAAACCCGCCCTGGCCAAGGGCGGCCCCCTGCGGGCACTCACCAGGTGGGCGCCGGAAGCGACCTTAATCCTCACTCCGCGCGCTCGTGGCCTGCCACGTGCGAATCCACCCAACCGCACGACGGGCTGGGGGCAGTTCAAGCCAACTTGCCAACGGCTCAACCTCGGTAACTCACCTGCTGCTTCGAAAGCCGTTTCTTCCGGCTTTCACCCAGGTCACCGGCCGACCTTCGCGAACCGTTGCCCAACGCCGAAAAGAAGGCTCGGATTGTCCGGAACCCGGCACCGCCGCCGCCCGATTGTCAGTGGCCTGGTCGATGGTTCCCTCCCGCAGGCCCATCACCCTCACCGAGGAGACCAGTGCTGTCGACAGCCTCACGCAATCCCCCACCCGCGTTACACCTTCGCCGCTGTCCTCCCGACGAGTGAATCGAACGCAGGGGAGTGCCGTCCACGCCTGAGCGACGCGCCCTATCTCGAACCTGCGCTCGACCCATCGCCCGGCCCAGCCCGTATCGGCCACGTGGGCACCCACGTTGTCCGAGTGCTCAATGCGATCTCTACCTGAGGAGTAAACCGTGAATCCTGTGCGCCCTCGTCCCGCCGCCTACCCCGCGTTCGAGAATCCTCCCGCTCGGGCCGCCAAGCCCACGGGTCTCCAGCGCGTCCAGCGCCCGGCTGCCGCACGCCGCGCACCGTTCGCAGCCGCATCACGACCGTCACCGAGGTGGGGGGCATGAGCGACGCCAAGGCACGTATCAAGGCTTCGCGCGGCTGCACCGAGCGAGCCATCTGCGTCGCCGCTGGAACCAGGGACGACTGCCAGCGGGACGACTCCCATGTTCGGGACCTCCTACTCACCAACGACTGCCGGCACCACCTGCCGACCGTCCCGGCTGAACTGGAGGCGCCCTGCTCCCTCGCCTTGGGCGGGGCGTACGAGGATTCACGGGCCGCCACGGGCCCCGGTCGGGCCGTCTTGAACCGGCTGATGACGGAGGTGTTCGCATGAGGCGCCCCCGCAGCACCGCACGGCCGACCGCTCCCGCCGTACCGCAAACCCCGCCCCCGGCGGACGGCACGGCTACCGTCCCCACGCCGCGCCCGGCCGATCCTCAGCCCTCGGCTCCACCCGAGCTGGACTACCACGGGCGCAAGCACCGCCGGGCCATGGACGACGCGAGCCTGGCGGACATGGCCCGCCGTATCCCGACCGCGCTGGCCCAGACGGCCCGGCTGGCATGGTCCGTCGACCGGCGCATGACGCTTACGATCCTCGTATGCCAGGTGCTGTCCGGCCTGGGCACCGCCGTCATGCTCACCGCAGTCGCCAAAGCGATGCCCCACCTCGCTACCGCCGACGCCCGCACCGGGCTGGAACGGGCCTGGCCGGCGCTGACGGTCGCCCTCGTCGCCATGGCGCTCGGCGCCAGCATGTGGATCCTCGCAGACTGGGCCACCCGCCGACTGAACCCGCAGATCGCCTCCGCCGTCGATCTCACCCTGGTCGACCTCCACATGAAGGCCGAACTCTCCGCCTACGACACCGAAGGGTTCACCGACCGCAGCCGGGCCGCGGAGATCGGCGCCCTGCGCGCGATCGACCTCGCGGACGACGCCAAGACGCTGACCAACGGCCTGGTCCAGCTCGTGTCCGCCGCGACCGTCCTGACTGCCCTCCACCCCCTGCTCCTGGGCGTACTGCTGCTGTCCGTCATCCCCAGAGGCATGGGCGGCGTGATCGCCGCGCGCATCGACTACCGCATTCACGACCGCACCATTTCCGCCCGGAATGTACGCGGCATGATGCGCTGGTGGCTGACCACCCCTGATCTCGCCGACGAACTGCGCGCCAACACCATGCGCCCCTACCTGTACTCCTGGTACCGGGTGATGTGCGACAGGGTCGAAGGCCGCGAACTCCAAGGAGCCCGCCCGTACCTATTCGTGACGCTCCTCGCCGCCTCCCTGGCGGGCCTGTTCACGCTCGGCATGTGGGCGGCCCTGGCCGCACTCGCCCTCTCCGGAGCGATGTCCACCGCCATCGCCGGCATCGCCATCGTCGCCTCGCAGACGGCCGGACGCGCCCTCAACTCGATCATCCGGTACGGGGCGGTGATGTTCCACCACGGCCTCTACCTGCACGACTACCACGAATTCACCGACGAAGTCCGCTCCATGACCACCACCCGCGGCACCACCCAGGCCAGCGCGCCGCAGCGCATCCACCTACACGAGGCCGAGTTCACCTACCCCGACAAGGACACACCCGCGCTGCACCCGATCACCCTCACCCTCAACCGCGGCGAAGTCGTCGCCCTCGTCGGCGAGAACGGCGCCGGCAAGTCGACCCTGATCCGCCTGCTCACCGGACTGACCCTGCCGACCGGCGGAACGGTCCACTGGGACAACACCGACCTGACCACCGCCGACGCGGAATCCGCCTGGCGGCACGTCGGCCTGGTCCCCCAGAAGAACGGGCACTGGCCGCTGGCCGCCCGCGAGAACATCACCCTCGGCCAGCCCCGCGAACACACCGACGACCCCGTCTGGGACGCCGCCGAACGGGTCGGCATGACCCAGGCCCTCCAAAAACTCCCGGACCGGCTCGATACCCTGCTGGCCCGCTCGGTGTGGGGCGGGCACGAACTATCCGGTGGGCAGTGGCAGCGCCTGGCATGCGGACGGGCCCTTTACCGGGCGCCGGCGGTGCTCGTGCTGGACGAGCCCACCAGCGAGATGGATGCTCGCGGCGAGCACCTCATCTTCCGGGAGCTGCGCGCGATGGCACCCGGCCGGATCACCGTGGTCGTCACGCACCGCCTGGCCGCGACCCGGATGGCCGACCGAGTCATCGTCCTCGACAAAGGACGCCTCCGCGAAGAGGGCACCTTCGACGACCTTGTCGCCACCGAAGGAAGCCTCCTGGGTGAACTGAACGCCCTCGCCCAAGACCGCTGACCCCTGCCCAGCAACGGCGGGGCCGCGCAGCGACGCGGCCCCGCCCCATCCAGACTCCCTGACATCCTAACGCTCGGAAGGGGGGTTGTTGGTGTGCTGGGTCGTTGGTGGCCTGGGGTGTTGTGGGTTTGTTGAGAGGCGGATTTGGCGGTTCGGCGGGGGTGGCCGGGGTGTGTGGGCTGGGGTTAGAAGCCGTTGTCATACCGATCATGGTGGGTGTGGGTTCGAGTGCGGCGTCTCGGGCGGGTGATTTCCGGTTTTCCGGGCATGGAGGCAGGGCCTCCTGCACAGCTCGTGGGTGTCGAAGTCCATGAGCAACAGGAGGCCCTGGTGTCGCAGTCTTCCGCGTCGTTGCCTGCTGCGTCCAACTCGCCTGCTCGGCCGTGTGATTGCCTCGCGCACGTGTACGGCAACGCGGCCGATCGTGCCGGGAGTGTGCGACGCTATCCGTCGGACATGACCGACGCGGAGTGGGTGGTGGTCCGCAGCCTGCTGCCGGTGCCGGCGTGGATGAACGGCAAGGGCGGCCGGCCGGAGGGCTATTGCCACCGGCAGATGATCGACGCAGTCCGGTATCTCGTGGACAACGGGATCAAGTGGCGGGCGATGCCCGCGGACTTTCCCGACTGGGACCGCGTCTACGCGTTCTTCCGCCGCTGGCGTGACCATCGCCTGATCACCGAGTTCCACGACCGGCTGTGCAGCCGGGTTCGCGAAAGCCAGGGGCGGGAGAGGGAACCAACGGCCGCGATCGTCGACTCGCAGTCGGTCAAGGCAGCCGCATCCGTCCCGGCACGGTCACGGGGCTTCGACGGGGCCAAGAACATCAACGGCCGCAAGCGGCACCTGATCGTGGACTGCCTTGGTCTGCTGCTGATGGTGCTGGTCACCCCGGCCGACGTCACTGACCGGGACGCCGCCTGCGGCATGCTGCCCCGCCTGCTGGCCCGTCACCGCAAGATCCGGCTCGTGTGGGCCGACGGCGGCTACACAGGCCGCCTCGTTGACTGGGCCAGGAACAAACTCCGCCTCACCCTGGAGATCGTCAAACGCAGCGACAATACCCGTGGCTTCGTCGTACTGCCCCGACGCTGGTGCGTCGAGCGCACCCTGGCCTGGCTGATGCGCTCCCGCCGCCTGACCCGCGACTACGAGACCCGCCCCGCCACCAGCGAAGCCGTGGTGCACTGGTCGATGGCCATACTCATGGGACGCCGCCTCGCCCGCCGCCGCACCTGATCACTCACTGCGCCGGACATCGCAGGATGAACAGACCCGGCCGGTCCTCCGCCAGCCAGCCCCGCGCGACCAGCCGCTTCGCCTTCACCCGCACACCCTCGACCTTCGCCGGCACCAACTCCAGACCCAATCGGGCAGCCAGGCCCCTCGCCCGCAGTCCCTGGCCGCCACTGTCGGCCTCCAGCACCGCCAGCAACCTGCGGTACTCAGGAGCAAGCACCTGGGCCGTGACACCCTCGCGCCACACGGGGACCACCGAACCGGCCGCGGGCTCCCTCACCTCGACCGGAACCGGCGCCGGCCCGACCGGCTCTGGCAGCACAGCACCCGCAGCCAGGACCTCGGCCAGCTCCGCAAGCGCGACGACCCGCCGGCCCAGCACGGCTTCCGCCTCTACCAGCTCAACCCGAACCCGGTCCGCCTCGGCACGCAGTTCCTCCACCCGCACCCGGGCAGCCGACTCCCGAGCCTCCAACATCCCCATCACCGACGGCACCCGCATACCTCCCCGACGACACAACACGACGTGTCGTCCCTGCCGCAGAACCACCGACATCATGCCTGAACAGCGAAAACACAGCGATCACATTCGGAAAGACAACGGCTTCTTATGTGTTCTGTGTTGAGTGGGGCTGGGTCTGTTGTAGTTGGTTCTAGCGTGTAAAAGCCCCGATTGGTGTTTGTGCTGGTCAGGGCTGTTCTGCCTGCTCAGTGGGCGTGGGCTATCGGCTTCGGCGGGGGCGGTGGTGGGTTTCGGCGAGGTGGTCGAGGCGGATGGTGTCGAGGGTGGTTTTGGTGATGCGTTCGGTGCCGTCGTGGATGGCGGTGATCGCGGCTTGGCGGATGAGGCGGGTGAGGGATCCGATGCGGCCGGCGGTGCGCTGGTGGAGGTAGGGGGTGTGGCGGGGGAGGGTGCCGGGTTTGTGCTGCTGGAGGTCGAGATGGTTTTCGATGTCGGTGATGACGTCGCGGAACGGGTGGCGGGTGCCGTGGCGGGCGGGTAGGGGGCCGCAGTCGACGAGGGTGGCGCGTCCGGCGAGTTGGGCGCCCCGCGTCCCGGTGAACAGGGGTGTGTCGGTGACGTTGATGCCGGCGTAGACGAACGTGGCGGGAAGGCGTTCGCTGAGGTCCTTGATGAGGTCGGCGGTTTGGGCGCCGGTGGTGGTGCGGGGGTTGAGGCGGTGGATCTCGTCGATGAGGACGAGTTGGACGCCGGCCTGGGTGTAGGTGTGGCAGACGGCTTCGGTGATCTGGGTCTGGGTCATGCGCGCGGTTGTGGGGATACCGAGGTAGCGGGCGAACTCGGTGATGAGGGTCTTCGCGGTCGCGCCGGGCGGGACCAGAACATACGCGACCGGTACCGCGGCATGCGCTGATCCCGGTGGCGGCGGGTTCTTGCGGGTGTGGGCGAGGTGGCAGATACGCCCGACGTTCAGGAGGGCGGTG from Streptomyces sp. CMB-StM0423 includes the following:
- a CDS encoding ATP-binding cassette domain-containing protein, with the protein product MRRPRSTARPTAPAVPQTPPPADGTATVPTPRPADPQPSAPPELDYHGRKHRRAMDDASLADMARRIPTALAQTARLAWSVDRRMTLTILVCQVLSGLGTAVMLTAVAKAMPHLATADARTGLERAWPALTVALVAMALGASMWILADWATRRLNPQIASAVDLTLVDLHMKAELSAYDTEGFTDRSRAAEIGALRAIDLADDAKTLTNGLVQLVSAATVLTALHPLLLGVLLLSVIPRGMGGVIAARIDYRIHDRTISARNVRGMMRWWLTTPDLADELRANTMRPYLYSWYRVMCDRVEGRELQGARPYLFVTLLAASLAGLFTLGMWAALAALALSGAMSTAIAGIAIVASQTAGRALNSIIRYGAVMFHHGLYLHDYHEFTDEVRSMTTTRGTTQASAPQRIHLHEAEFTYPDKDTPALHPITLTLNRGEVVALVGENGAGKSTLIRLLTGLTLPTGGTVHWDNTDLTTADAESAWRHVGLVPQKNGHWPLAARENITLGQPREHTDDPVWDAAERVGMTQALQKLPDRLDTLLARSVWGGHELSGGQWQRLACGRALYRAPAVLVLDEPTSEMDARGEHLIFRELRAMAPGRITVVVTHRLAATRMADRVIVLDKGRLREEGTFDDLVATEGSLLGELNALAQDR
- a CDS encoding IS5 family transposase, producing MTDAEWVVVRSLLPVPAWMNGKGGRPEGYCHRQMIDAVRYLVDNGIKWRAMPADFPDWDRVYAFFRRWRDHRLITEFHDRLCSRVRESQGREREPTAAIVDSQSVKAAASVPARSRGFDGAKNINGRKRHLIVDCLGLLLMVLVTPADVTDRDAACGMLPRLLARHRKIRLVWADGGYTGRLVDWARNKLRLTLEIVKRSDNTRGFVVLPRRWCVERTLAWLMRSRRLTRDYETRPATSEAVVHWSMAILMGRRLARRRT
- a CDS encoding ATP-binding protein, which produces MTTWQGWHRFATTDPVVPPRPGDPPRSAEERLAYHSSFVTIRTPAIHALATQVRTLMILGRHQQTTARPSLIVTGRAAAGKTTALLNVGRICHLAHTRKNPPPPGSAHAAVPVAYVLVPPGATAKTLITEFARYLGIPTTARMTQTQITEAVCHTYTQAGVQLVLIDEIHRLNPRTTTGAQTADLIKDLSERLPATFVYAGINVTDTPLFTGTRGAQLAGRATLVDCGPLPARHGTRHPFRDVITDIENHLDLQQHKPGTLPRHTPYLHQRTAGRIGSLTRLIRQAAITAIHDGTERITKTTLDTIRLDHLAETHHRPRRSR